The Bombus vancouverensis nearcticus chromosome 3, iyBomVanc1_principal, whole genome shotgun sequence genomic sequence TTCAAGAAGTTCCTACTGACATTGATGATACAATAACAATATTGAACAAACACAAAGATCAAACATTAGAGAATGTTAATAATATAAGAACCAAGGAAAGTAAACCTGAAAGACCTAAAAGACAATTGAAAATAAGATCAAACTCGTTACAAGATTATAAAGAAAAGTTACGAAGAAAGGCAGAGTGCatgagagagaaaaggaaaaaattatatgaacaagaaAGTGAAGAACAGCGGCAACAGAGATTAGCAAAGGAGGCAGCGAAAAGACGAGAAATGAGAATGTATTATGAAACACCAGagcaaagaagaaaaagattagATGCAGAAGCTGCAAGGAAAAGAGAATACAGGATGTACAATGAAACACCTGAAGACAGAAGAAAAAGGTTAGATCGTGAAGcagaaagaagaagaatgaaAAGGCTTTCGCTATATGCTAGTGAAACTCCTGAACAAAGAAGAGAGAGATTAAATAGAGAATCAGCGAAGAGAAGAGAGGCTCGACTTAATCAATATGCTAAAGAAAcacaagaagaaagaaaagaaagattaaagaGAGATGCTTTGAGAGTTAGAGAAATGAGATTTACTAGATCTGCTATTGAAACAGAAGAGGAGCGCAAACAAAGGTTAGTAAAAGATGCTCTTCGAAAAAGGGAGGTAAGAATGCATGGACGTCATTCGGTGAATAATAATTTCACTGAACTTCAAACGGTTCGcaattttgaagaattaaaCAATGTGCAGATAAAGGAGAATCCTGATAATAAATTGGGAGGTCATTACTTGAGTAACTGGATGATGTGGTTCCAAAATTCATTAGTCCAACCTGTTCATGTTGAAGAACAAATCATCAAATCTCAATCAGAAAGTAATGgataaaaaatttgtataataaattttcactaCTGTATATATTCTCTTTAAACATCTATACATGAAACATAAATCTCAATCATGTAAGATGATTTGTAcatattatttatacaatatttatgCTTGAAATATAATAGCAAAATATAACATATTCTATGGCTGCATCaacataatatttagaatatacaacatatataaataatggTTCTTATATactgtataattttatttttaatatttatatactttacAATCAAGTACGATTATGTTATCATATATTGTTAAGAATGTAAAAACTTgttatttactatatttattaATGTAAGATAAAATTCAATGACTAATGAATACTATAAACATTTGAAACGTTTGAAACGTTTAATATCATTAAACTTTGTATCGTAAAAATTACAAAGTATATTCAAAAGTTTTACTATTTCAAGAGATGTacaaaatatgataaaattattgcattgttattctattatttaatataaataacaaaaaagaatttattaatgtattaaaattgtaaAGAATTAGAATGATACATTTGTGTGAGATAAAAGAAATACATACTTCTTAACAGTGCCTTTTTGTTCACTGTTCTACAAAAGCAATTTCTAATGTGATTCAAacaatttatacatatgtatatatcatttAATTATGAATGAATGATTCTGACGAAAATGTGACTACTTCTTAAACTATACATACATTGTCATGCGACTTTCCTACAAGTTCctttatatggaataaaataagataatatcgttatcataaaattttgtttcattaataatcttattttccttttctacttttcttctctgtctcttatgtttaaaatttattattaattaatggtTGACCCAGCCAAATGGCTTCACCTAAATATCTGTCTTACTTATTACTGTATGAAAAAAGTTCTCAGGATAAAGTTACACTATTTCAAGGGTCACAAATAACAACAGAAATAGTTTTCTCTCATGATCATTTTTTTACAAGGTTTGAAATCAATCAGtaattctttaaataaaaacatatatttGTTTTTCGATATTCTTGCAGAGTATAGAAAGACAAATTTAACGACTTTCATTATCGTTCCCACTATTTAATCTTGAGATATTCGCATCAAAAATAAACATGTgtaatgtttaattgttcaatagacaagtggtaaaattaaaaaattccaatttctcggaatttattaatttttgcatGTTCAATTTATAACCCAaggaattaattaatattactcttattgaaatattcttccTACTTTCTTAGTTATAAGCAAATTTCAAAAATCGTCCAATCCAAGAACAACGATACGCTATAACCATCTAGCAGTGATAAGGTGGAACTAATCTCTTtatgatgaaattaaaaaatcaaatttctCTGTCTATAAGGCGAATCCATCACCTGTTcagaaattaaattaatgttttaattcTCAGAAATCATCTTTGTCTAATATTATTCCGACTATctacataattaattaattacatgtAATTAGTGTAAAGTGCTCTATTTGAACATATTTTTTGCATCGTGACACCATCTACCAGCGAGTTAGTAATACTAACAAGACGTACATTTTTTAACTAGCAGATGGACCACGTAGTTTACGATCCTTGGCTGTATGTGATGCCATAAACGCCGTGGTCTATGCCGACTACATGAGCTTATAACCTATGTTATAAACTGAATATTTTTAGAACAATCaaaattaaattgatattttaaaaaataagtttGGATTATTCGataaacattttaatataatatcattgatcgtaaaattttttaaaataaatactgtgcatttactatataaaaaatagataagaaaataagtgaataaatattGACATTTTTTCatagttaaataaataaaattaatatatatttgatatataaataaaagatgGGTTTAACAAAACAATATTTGAGATATGTACCAGGTgggaatttaaatataattgttaGTTCTTCCTGTAATGTTGT encodes the following:
- the LOC117154054 gene encoding uncharacterized protein LOC117154054 isoform X2, whose amino-acid sequence is MELTETSVQIRDCSIDFIPVYIKQENDEHETDFNDIEIINAAQNFCSIEIKESKGCGTINNNEESNINNKSSIQNTNNLNNPNSALNITQQNETCNINGILNSSVYLQNLDYENINIEIQKPTNQIAEVFINQNEQIQTTNYNVSTVTIPSELLGLNLNIKKENELDQETVYSTEWLCNVNNETDLRLKVSKNTKDRIQEVPTDIDDTITILNKHKDQTLENVNNIRTKESKPERPKRQLKIRSNSLQDYKEKLRRKAECMREKRKKLYEQESEEQRQQRLAKEAAKRREMRMYYETPEQRRKRLDAEAARKREYRMYNETPEDRRKRLDREAERRRMKRLSLYASETPEQRRERLNRESAKRREARLNQYAKETQEERKERLKRDALRVREMRFTRSAIETEEERKQR
- the LOC117154054 gene encoding uncharacterized protein LOC117154054 isoform X1 encodes the protein MELTETSVQIRDCSIDFIPVYIKQENDEHETDFNDIEIINAAQNFCSIEIKESKGCGTINNNEESNINNKSSIQNTNNLNNPNSALNITQQNETCNINGILNSSVYLQNLDYENINIEIQKPTNQIAEVFINQNEQIQTTNYNVSTVTIPSELLGLNLNIKKENELDQETVYSTEWLCNVNNETDLRLKVSKNTKDRIQEVPTDIDDTITILNKHKDQTLENVNNIRTKESKPERPKRQLKIRSNSLQDYKEKLRRKAECMREKRKKLYEQESEEQRQQRLAKEAAKRREMRMYYETPEQRRKRLDAEAARKREYRMYNETPEDRRKRLDREAERRRMKRLSLYASETPEQRRERLNRESAKRREARLNQYAKETQEERKERLKRDALRVREMRFTRSAIETEEERKQRLVKDALRKREVRMHGRHSVNNNFTELQTVRNFEELNNVQIKENPDNKLGGHYLSNWMMWFQNSLVQPVHVEEQIIKSQSESNG